A region from the Azospirillaceae bacterium genome encodes:
- a CDS encoding amino acid adenylation domain-containing protein, whose product MTAAPQPTEIAIVAMACRFPGVRDVQEFWRMLRDGREAIASFSDEELLARGVPADLLADPAYVKRGAVVAGIEDFDADLFGYSPQEAALLDPQNRLFLECVWEALEAGGQAGEGGSRDIGVFAGAGVNTYFLNNLAGNAEVLETFGSFQIMLANDKDYLATLASYKLNLTGPSATVQTACSTSLVAVHLACQSLINGECDLALAGGVALSTPQDQGYLYQEGMILAPDGHCRPFDAQAAGTLNGAGAGVVLLQPLAQALAQGSPILGIIKGSAVNNDGAQKVGYTAPSPEGQARVIAEAMAVAGVHPDEVGLVEAHGTATPLGDPIEIAALTRAYRAGGDRIGGCAVGSVKSNMGHTGAAAGVAGLIKATLSLMHGQIPPTLHFQTPNPALALADSPFYVNGDLVDWPAAPDGRVAAVSSFGIGGTNAHVVVAENRFAASATVPARRRWHLLPLSAKTPEALTALTTSLARHLETADVDPADVAHTLRTGRRTFATRTFAVGHTLADLRQSLAPAPAAAVAKPSRGVTFMFTGHGGQSAGMTRGLYETEPVFRQALDERAAVLNARTGLDALAVLHPTPGREAWAEAQLHRMDVSQPLMFVVQMALARLWQSWGVRPEAVIGHSSGEYAAACLAGILSEEDALALVAARGRLMDQTPAGGMLALRNSESEIRALLNSTGLNNRLSLAVVNAADMGVVSGHEDALVELQARLADMGVDSRRLQVSRGAHSCTMDPILPAFAEVAGGVSYHAPTIPYYSGMTGGPVDAATTARADYWVRHLREAVRFGDGIGQVLADGDTALVEIGPGTALGTFAKAHTTFDPARPVVPSLPHPQQAAEGEQEDDLIARSLGRLWQSGVTVDWQAYAGEEERRRVPLPTYPFQRRRCWIDPPDAAAAPRSLPARPARKADPADWFLVPTWRRAAPLAAGALPDRALLFVGEGDDGGRLADHLQAQGCAVLCVHPGERYATPAAGVATLRPDMAADYARLLADIAEVPRTVIHAWSLIPGDTRQLGFTSLCLLGQALGSGIHDLTILATGLSDVTGTENLDPEQALAAGPAMVIPQEYPSQRTQLIDVAGAPAAGLPQRLAAELAAPHRAPRVALRGAHRWLPAYEPQRLADTDPVLRTLRPGGVYLITGGLGGVGLEIAGHLASIHQARLVLLGRNAANPVPAVVERVRALEAAGAQVRLFAADAGDADAMAAVFAAVEAEWGGINGVIHAAGAVGQRMHQPLDEYDPAQAAEQFAAKADGVAILTRLLRDQDVDFCVLTSSVAAVLGGLGLAAYAAANAALDTAAQIAEREAPGRWLSLNWDSWNVAHNDGRGPGQDLRALEMSAAEGLGAFLRALRHGTSAQTLVTPGDLEPRLRQWVNLAPREAAPVVVLLPEDAAEDGGVEGGIIAIWRKLLGHERIRPEDNFFDLGGHSLLATQILAQIRHRFGVSLPMRTLFRMPTARALAQAVEEAMGQASNTDVAPVRDRPADGPLPLSWMQQQLWVAHQLDPRSAAYNVPLALRLTGALDRQALARALEAIFHRHEALRTRFPRHNGMPAQEVTPPTPLDLPLTSLVHLPAHERAAAQAAFLDAAAAAPFDLEAGPTSRVHLLEVAADQHVLLVAMHHIVTDGWSLSVFMRELVALYAAFAEGRPSPLAAPPAQYADFVRWQRQELGADALARQLDYWRHQLKGLPERHGLLGDRPLSEERGFDAKVVSLSLGADLTRQVRGYAQARGLTPFMVLLAGFHGLLFRYTSLDDQAVAVSVANRTQHWQEDIIGFFVNLLVLRARPQADMTFEALADAVRRTALEAYANQDLPFAQVVEALAPQRRRNQHPLAQIGFVLHNLPPAQLPATSLVAEFTEANKHASQFDLLFSITETGAEAGDDLALSVEYATALFDRETAEQLALHYRALLAGAVAAPRTALSHLPLLAAEEATMILDVWGRTPAPAPAGITPLPPPDEAPATLVALVDSLARRQPQAVALRFGDQTVHYDRLIADADRVAHHLGGLGLAGGSPVCVDLPRGPALVIAFLGALKAGLAYAPLDPAAPEARRQGILEDLGHPPTLTAGAMDAILSGPAAVPFDRAPEPADVAYIIHTSGSTGRPKGTLLTHGGLLALALEQRRLLGVRPGDRVLQMASAGFDASVWEFVLALGAGAELVLAPADALLPGPGLAQLLDDQGITHLTITPAALAALPHRPLPALRVLVAAGAALPPDLVALWGAGRTFINAYGPTETTVCATLAPCDAANAKPLIGRPLAGWTVRVRDPQGNTVPAGVAGELHIGGVGLAQGYWNQPDLTAQRFIIDAGTGERLYATGDRVTWRADPDGGPAALEFLGRLDEQLKVRGFRVEPGEVEARLRQNPAVTQAAVVGYPRQAPTDLVAYVVPTAGPTADDLAARLRADLAGTLPGYMVPGFIVLVDDLPLTPSGKIDLARLPDPRGSFTDDGYRPPVDAVEETLCGQWQAILGIARIGTATSFFDAGGTSLKAVEAMAAVERAFGLTLPIATLFRHPTIAALATLVRDGDQASDEDWSPLVPLAEGGTGTPSFWFPGVGGTVLSFAALARHLARRQDGPVYALQPAGLDGVTPPDADVDSMAARAVAAMREAQPIGPYRLGGHSFGAKVAFAAAQQLIAAGQAVELLTVIDGYAPGPALLTGARDMDDGQWLAAVLEELAAAAGHPLTLGPSHFAGKDIDTALNEARDLLRAHRLPDVAGGHLRGMIRLMRANAAMEYAPAGFTPVPLLLLRAADTLARPDRAQLPGTLQGDDLGWTGYSDGPLAVHTLPGNHFSVLADPVAESLADLCLTHWAKGDTITTLRGVAE is encoded by the coding sequence ATGACCGCCGCCCCGCAACCGACGGAAATCGCCATCGTCGCCATGGCCTGCCGCTTCCCCGGCGTCCGTGACGTCCAGGAATTCTGGCGCATGCTGCGCGACGGGCGGGAGGCCATCGCCAGCTTCAGTGATGAAGAGTTGCTGGCCCGGGGCGTGCCGGCCGACCTGCTGGCCGACCCGGCCTATGTGAAACGCGGCGCGGTGGTGGCCGGCATCGAGGATTTCGACGCCGACCTGTTCGGCTATTCCCCGCAAGAGGCCGCCCTGCTGGACCCGCAAAACCGCCTGTTCCTGGAATGCGTGTGGGAAGCGCTGGAGGCGGGGGGCCAGGCGGGTGAGGGCGGCAGCCGGGACATCGGCGTCTTCGCCGGGGCCGGGGTGAACACCTATTTCCTGAACAATCTGGCCGGTAATGCCGAGGTGCTGGAGACCTTCGGCAGCTTCCAGATCATGCTGGCCAACGACAAGGACTATCTGGCCACCCTGGCCTCCTACAAACTGAACCTGACCGGCCCCAGCGCCACCGTGCAGACCGCGTGCTCCACCTCGCTGGTCGCCGTCCACCTGGCCTGCCAGAGCCTGATCAACGGCGAATGCGACCTGGCGCTGGCCGGCGGCGTCGCCCTGTCCACGCCGCAGGACCAGGGGTATCTGTACCAGGAAGGCATGATCCTGGCGCCGGACGGCCATTGCCGCCCCTTCGATGCCCAGGCCGCCGGCACGCTGAACGGTGCGGGCGCCGGCGTGGTGCTGTTGCAGCCGCTGGCCCAGGCCCTGGCCCAGGGCAGCCCCATCCTGGGCATCATCAAGGGCAGCGCCGTCAACAACGACGGCGCGCAGAAGGTGGGCTATACCGCCCCCAGCCCGGAGGGCCAGGCCCGCGTCATCGCCGAGGCCATGGCCGTGGCCGGCGTCCACCCCGACGAGGTCGGACTGGTGGAGGCCCACGGCACCGCCACCCCCCTGGGCGATCCCATTGAGATCGCCGCCCTGACACGCGCCTACCGCGCGGGCGGCGACCGCATCGGCGGCTGCGCCGTGGGCTCGGTCAAAAGCAACATGGGTCACACCGGGGCCGCCGCCGGCGTGGCCGGCCTGATCAAGGCGACCCTCAGCCTGATGCACGGCCAGATCCCGCCGACCCTGCATTTCCAGACGCCCAACCCGGCGCTGGCCCTGGCCGACAGCCCCTTTTACGTCAACGGTGACCTGGTCGACTGGCCCGCAGCACCAGACGGCCGCGTGGCCGCCGTCAGTTCCTTCGGCATCGGCGGCACCAATGCCCATGTCGTGGTGGCGGAAAACCGCTTTGCCGCCAGCGCCACTGTCCCGGCGCGGCGCCGTTGGCACCTGCTGCCCCTGTCGGCCAAGACGCCCGAGGCGCTGACGGCGCTGACCACGTCCCTGGCCCGACACCTGGAAACGGCGGATGTCGACCCGGCGGACGTGGCCCATACCCTGCGCACCGGCCGCCGCACCTTCGCCACCCGCACCTTCGCCGTGGGCCATACCCTGGCGGACCTGCGCCAATCGCTGGCGCCGGCACCCGCGGCGGCAGTGGCCAAACCCAGCCGGGGCGTCACCTTCATGTTCACCGGCCACGGCGGCCAGTCGGCCGGCATGACGCGCGGCCTGTATGAAACGGAGCCCGTGTTCCGCCAGGCCCTGGATGAACGCGCCGCCGTATTGAACGCCCGCACCGGCCTGGACGCCCTGGCCGTGCTGCATCCCACCCCCGGCCGCGAGGCCTGGGCGGAGGCGCAATTGCACCGCATGGACGTCAGCCAGCCGCTGATGTTCGTCGTGCAGATGGCGCTGGCCCGGCTGTGGCAGTCGTGGGGGGTGCGGCCCGAGGCGGTGATCGGCCACAGCAGCGGCGAATACGCCGCCGCCTGCCTGGCCGGCATCCTGTCGGAGGAGGACGCCCTGGCCCTGGTGGCGGCGCGCGGCCGGCTGATGGACCAGACGCCGGCCGGCGGCATGCTGGCCCTGCGCAACAGTGAAAGCGAGATCCGCGCCCTGCTGAACAGCACCGGGCTGAACAACCGCCTGTCGCTGGCCGTGGTCAACGCCGCCGACATGGGCGTGGTGTCGGGCCATGAGGACGCGCTGGTGGAACTGCAGGCGCGGCTGGCCGACATGGGCGTGGACAGCCGCCGGCTGCAGGTGTCGCGCGGCGCCCATTCCTGCACCATGGACCCCATCCTGCCGGCCTTCGCCGAGGTGGCAGGGGGCGTCAGCTATCATGCCCCCACCATCCCCTATTATTCCGGCATGACGGGCGGGCCGGTGGACGCGGCGACGACGGCGCGGGCCGACTATTGGGTCCGCCACCTGCGGGAGGCCGTGCGGTTTGGCGACGGCATCGGCCAGGTGCTGGCGGATGGCGACACCGCGCTAGTGGAGATCGGCCCCGGTACTGCCCTGGGCACCTTCGCCAAGGCCCACACCACCTTCGACCCCGCCCGCCCGGTGGTGCCGTCCCTGCCCCATCCGCAGCAGGCGGCCGAGGGCGAGCAGGAGGACGATCTGATCGCCCGGTCGCTGGGCCGGCTGTGGCAGTCCGGCGTGACCGTCGACTGGCAGGCCTACGCCGGTGAGGAGGAGCGGCGACGGGTGCCCCTGCCGACATATCCTTTCCAGCGCCGGCGCTGCTGGATCGACCCGCCGGACGCGGCGGCGGCCCCCCGCAGCCTTCCCGCGCGCCCGGCCCGCAAGGCCGATCCCGCCGACTGGTTCCTGGTGCCCACCTGGCGACGTGCGGCCCCGCTGGCTGCCGGGGCGTTGCCGGACCGTGCGTTGCTGTTCGTGGGCGAAGGCGACGACGGCGGTCGCCTGGCCGATCACCTGCAAGCCCAAGGCTGCGCCGTCCTGTGCGTGCATCCCGGCGAGCGTTACGCCACCCCGGCAGCCGGGGTCGCCACCCTGCGGCCCGACATGGCGGCGGACTATGCCCGCCTGCTGGCCGATATCGCTGAAGTGCCCCGTACCGTCATCCACGCCTGGTCCCTGATCCCTGGCGACACCCGCCAGTTGGGCTTCACCAGCCTGTGTCTGCTGGGCCAGGCGCTGGGCAGCGGCATCCACGACCTGACCATCCTGGCAACCGGCCTGTCCGACGTGACGGGGACGGAGAACCTGGACCCGGAGCAGGCGCTGGCGGCGGGCCCCGCCATGGTCATCCCTCAGGAATATCCCAGCCAGCGCACCCAGTTGATCGATGTGGCCGGCGCCCCGGCAGCGGGCCTGCCCCAGCGGCTGGCGGCTGAGCTGGCGGCCCCGCACCGCGCCCCGCGCGTGGCCCTGCGCGGCGCCCACCGCTGGCTGCCGGCCTATGAGCCGCAGCGCCTGGCGGACACCGATCCCGTCCTGCGGACCTTGCGGCCGGGCGGCGTCTACCTCATCACCGGCGGCCTGGGCGGCGTGGGACTGGAAATCGCCGGCCATTTGGCCAGCATCCATCAAGCGCGCCTGGTCCTGCTGGGCCGAAATGCGGCCAACCCCGTCCCGGCGGTGGTGGAGCGGGTGCGGGCGCTGGAAGCCGCCGGCGCCCAGGTTCGCCTGTTCGCCGCCGATGCCGGCGATGCCGACGCCATGGCCGCCGTGTTCGCGGCGGTGGAGGCCGAATGGGGGGGCATCAACGGCGTCATCCACGCGGCCGGCGCCGTCGGCCAGCGCATGCACCAGCCGCTGGACGAATACGATCCGGCACAGGCGGCGGAGCAGTTCGCCGCCAAAGCGGACGGTGTCGCCATCCTGACCCGGCTGTTGCGCGATCAGGACGTGGATTTCTGCGTGCTCACGTCGTCCGTGGCCGCCGTGCTGGGCGGGCTGGGCCTCGCCGCCTACGCCGCCGCCAACGCCGCCTTGGACACGGCCGCGCAAATCGCGGAGCGGGAGGCGCCCGGCCGCTGGCTCAGCCTGAATTGGGACAGCTGGAACGTCGCACACAATGACGGGCGCGGCCCCGGCCAGGATTTGCGCGCGCTGGAGATGTCGGCGGCCGAGGGCTTGGGCGCCTTCCTGCGGGCGCTGCGCCACGGCACCAGCGCCCAGACGCTGGTGACCCCGGGCGACCTGGAACCCCGCCTGCGCCAATGGGTCAACCTGGCCCCACGTGAGGCGGCGCCCGTCGTGGTCCTGCTGCCCGAGGACGCGGCCGAGGACGGCGGCGTCGAGGGCGGCATCATCGCCATCTGGCGCAAGCTGCTGGGCCATGAGCGCATCCGGCCGGAGGACAATTTCTTCGACCTGGGCGGCCATTCCCTGCTGGCCACCCAGATCCTGGCCCAGATCCGCCACCGCTTCGGCGTGTCGCTGCCCATGCGCACCCTGTTCCGCATGCCCACCGCCCGCGCCCTGGCGCAGGCGGTGGAAGAGGCAATGGGACAGGCATCCAACACGGACGTCGCCCCGGTCCGCGACCGGCCGGCGGACGGCCCGTTGCCGCTGTCGTGGATGCAACAACAGCTGTGGGTCGCCCATCAACTGGACCCACGGTCGGCCGCCTACAACGTGCCCCTGGCCCTGCGCCTGACCGGCGCCCTGGACCGGCAGGCCCTGGCCCGCGCGCTGGAGGCGATCTTCCATCGGCATGAGGCGTTGCGCACCCGTTTCCCCCGCCATAACGGCATGCCGGCGCAGGAGGTGACGCCGCCCACGCCGCTGGACCTGCCCCTGACCTCGCTGGTCCATCTGCCGGCACACGAGCGCGCGGCCGCCCAGGCCGCCTTCCTGGATGCGGCGGCGGCGGCCCCCTTCGACCTGGAGGCCGGCCCCACGTCCCGAGTCCATCTGCTGGAGGTGGCGGCGGACCAACACGTGCTGCTGGTGGCGATGCACCACATCGTCACCGACGGCTGGTCCCTGTCGGTGTTCATGCGGGAATTGGTCGCCCTGTACGCGGCCTTCGCCGAGGGCCGGCCGTCGCCCCTGGCCGCCCCCCCGGCGCAGTACGCCGACTTCGTCCGCTGGCAGCGCCAGGAATTGGGTGCGGACGCGTTGGCTCGGCAATTGGACTATTGGCGCCACCAGTTGAAGGGCCTGCCGGAACGCCATGGCCTGCTGGGCGACCGCCCCCTGTCGGAGGAACGCGGCTTCGACGCCAAGGTCGTCAGCCTGTCCCTGGGCGCCGACCTGACGCGCCAGGTGCGCGGCTACGCCCAGGCGCGGGGGCTGACGCCCTTCATGGTGCTGTTGGCGGGGTTCCACGGCCTGCTGTTCCGCTACACCAGCCTGGACGACCAGGCGGTGGCGGTCAGCGTGGCCAACCGCACCCAGCATTGGCAGGAAGACATCATCGGCTTCTTCGTCAACCTGCTGGTCCTGCGCGCCCGGCCCCAGGCGGACATGACGTTCGAGGCCCTGGCTGACGCGGTCCGGCGCACGGCGCTGGAGGCCTACGCCAACCAGGACCTGCCCTTCGCCCAGGTGGTGGAGGCGTTGGCGCCGCAACGGCGACGGAACCAGCATCCCTTGGCCCAGATCGGCTTCGTGCTGCACAACCTGCCGCCGGCCCAACTGCCGGCCACCAGCCTGGTGGCGGAATTCACCGAAGCCAACAAGCACGCCAGCCAGTTCGACCTGCTGTTTTCCATCACCGAGACCGGCGCGGAGGCGGGTGACGACCTGGCGCTGAGCGTGGAATACGCGACCGCGCTGTTCGACCGCGAAACCGCGGAACAACTGGCCCTGCATTACCGCGCCCTGCTGGCCGGCGCCGTCGCGGCACCGCGGACCGCCCTGTCGCACCTGCCCCTGCTGGCGGCGGAAGAGGCGACGATGATCCTGGACGTCTGGGGCCGCACCCCGGCGCCAGCGCCGGCCGGCATCACACCCCTGCCCCCGCCGGATGAGGCCCCGGCCACGCTGGTGGCCCTGGTCGACAGTCTGGCCAGGCGGCAGCCGCAGGCGGTGGCGCTGCGCTTCGGCGACCAGACCGTCCATTATGACCGCCTGATCGCCGATGCCGACCGCGTCGCCCATCATCTGGGCGGGCTGGGCCTAGCCGGCGGATCGCCGGTGTGCGTGGACCTGCCGCGCGGGCCGGCGCTGGTCATCGCCTTCCTGGGCGCCCTGAAGGCCGGCCTGGCCTATGCGCCCCTGGATCCGGCGGCACCGGAAGCCCGCCGCCAGGGCATCCTGGAGGATCTGGGCCATCCCCCGACCCTGACGGCCGGGGCGATGGACGCCATCCTGTCCGGCCCGGCGGCAGTGCCCTTCGACAGGGCCCCCGAGCCCGCCGACGTGGCCTATATCATCCACACCTCCGGTTCCACCGGCCGGCCCAAAGGCACCTTGCTGACCCATGGCGGCCTGCTGGCACTGGCGCTGGAGCAACGCCGCCTGCTGGGCGTCCGGCCGGGTGATCGCGTGCTGCAAATGGCCAGCGCCGGCTTCGACGCCTCCGTCTGGGAATTCGTCCTGGCCCTGGGTGCGGGTGCCGAACTGGTACTGGCCCCCGCCGACGCCCTGCTGCCCGGCCCCGGCCTGGCGCAATTGCTGGACGACCAGGGCATCACCCACCTGACCATCACGCCCGCCGCCCTGGCCGCCCTGCCCCACCGGCCGCTGCCGGCGCTGCGCGTGCTGGTGGCGGCGGGTGCGGCCCTGCCCCCCGACCTGGTGGCGCTGTGGGGAGCGGGACGCACCTTCATCAACGCCTACGGCCCGACGGAGACGACAGTCTGCGCCACGCTGGCCCCCTGCGATGCCGCAAATGCCAAACCGCTGATCGGCCGGCCGCTGGCGGGCTGGACCGTGCGGGTGCGCGACCCCCAGGGCAACACCGTCCCGGCCGGCGTGGCAGGGGAACTGCACATTGGCGGCGTGGGCCTGGCACAGGGCTACTGGAACCAACCGGACCTGACCGCCCAGCGTTTCATCATCGATGCGGGCACGGGTGAGCGGCTGTACGCCACCGGTGACCGGGTCACCTGGCGGGCCGACCCCGATGGCGGGCCAGCGGCGCTGGAGTTCCTGGGCCGGCTGGACGAACAGCTGAAGGTCCGCGGCTTCCGCGTGGAGCCGGGCGAGGTGGAAGCGCGGTTGCGCCAAAACCCGGCCGTGACCCAGGCCGCCGTGGTCGGGTATCCCCGGCAGGCGCCCACCGACCTGGTGGCGTATGTGGTCCCCACCGCCGGTCCCACGGCCGACGATTTGGCCGCCCGGCTGCGCGCCGACCTGGCCGGGACACTACCCGGCTACATGGTGCCGGGTTTCATCGTTTTGGTGGATGATCTGCCGCTGACCCCCAGCGGCAAGATCGACCTTGCCCGGTTGCCCGATCCACGCGGCAGTTTCACCGACGACGGCTACCGCCCCCCCGTGGACGCGGTGGAAGAGACGCTGTGCGGACAGTGGCAAGCCATCCTGGGCATCGCCCGCATCGGCACGGCCACCAGTTTCTTCGATGCCGGCGGCACATCGCTGAAAGCGGTGGAGGCGATGGCGGCGGTGGAGCGGGCGTTCGGCCTGACGCTGCCCATCGCCACCCTGTTCCGCCACCCCACCATCGCCGCCTTGGCGACACTGGTGCGTGACGGGGACCAGGCATCGGATGAGGACTGGTCGCCCCTGGTCCCATTGGCCGAGGGCGGCACCGGCACGCCCAGCTTCTGGTTCCCCGGCGTGGGCGGAACCGTGCTGTCCTTCGCGGCCCTGGCGCGACACCTGGCCCGACGCCAGGATGGGCCGGTTTATGCCCTGCAGCCGGCCGGCCTGGACGGCGTCACGCCGCCCGACGCGGACGTGGACAGCATGGCGGCGCGGGCCGTGGCCGCCATGCGTGAGGCCCAGCCCATCGGCCCCTATCGCCTGGGCGGGCATTCCTTCGGCGCCAAGGTGGCCTTCGCCGCCGCCCAGCAGCTGATCGCCGCCGGACAGGCGGTGGAACTGCTGACCGTCATTGATGGCTACGCCCCTGGCCCGGCCTTGCTGACCGGGGCCCGCGACATGGATGACGGCCAATGGCTGGCCGCCGTGCTGGAGGAATTGGCCGCCGCCGCCGGCCATCCGCTGACGCTGGGACCCAGCCATTTCGCGGGCAAGGATATCGACACGGCGCTCAATGAGGCCCGCGACCTGCTGCGCGCCCATCGCCTGCCCGACGTGGCCGGCGGTCATCTGCGTGGCATGATCCGCCTGATGCGGGCCAACGCGGCCATGGAATACGCCCCGGCGGGCTTCACGCCTGTGCCGCTGCTGCTGCTGCGGGCGGCGGACACGCTGGCCCGGCCGGACCGCGCGCAGTTGCCGGGAACCTTGCAGGGGGATGATCTGGGTTGGACGGGCTACAGCGACGGCCCCTTGGCCGTACACACCCTGCCCGGCAATCATTTCTCCGTGCTGGCCGATCCCGTCGCCGAAAGCCTGGCCGATCTGTGCCTGACCCATTGGGCAAAGGGGGACACCATCACGACGCTGCGCGGGGTGGCCGAGTAA
- a CDS encoding DHA2 family efflux MFS transporter permease subunit, with translation MTEQVIIHDAAVPAEISVGNPRRWLALGVLCLGVLMIMLDSNIVNVALPSIETDLAFPLTSIAWIVNAYFLFFGGFLLLGGRLGDLYGHRKLFIIGIGVFTLGSFACGVAGTPLFLIAARAAQGFGGAVVTAVALSLIMGLFTEAKERAVAMGVYGFVCASGSGIGAMVGGLLTGGLGWRWIFLINLPIGLAVILLSFRLLSRDHQRPASGGLDIFGALTGTAALMLAVYAIVNGNAWGWASTPIVGCAVLAAILFGVFLVAESRAKSPLMPLGLFRNRNVSAGNVIVMLWAAALFTWFFLSSLYLQFVQGYGPVDVGLAFLPTNLTMALLSLGLSGWTVNKVGIRWSLVSGLALAACGLFLLSRLPVAASFTTDILPGMLLFGVGAGFAVNPMLLAAINGVAENETGLASGVVNTSFAMGGAFWLAVLSSYAAHQTKSLEIAGLEPRVALNGGYQVAFLAAAACCALAAAVGALALRPGRAPG, from the coding sequence ATGACGGAACAGGTGATCATCCACGACGCCGCGGTGCCGGCGGAAATATCCGTGGGCAACCCCCGGCGATGGCTGGCGCTGGGTGTCCTGTGCCTCGGCGTGCTGATGATCATGCTGGACTCCAACATCGTCAATGTCGCGCTGCCGTCCATTGAGACGGACCTGGCGTTTCCGCTGACGTCGATCGCCTGGATCGTGAATGCCTATTTCCTGTTTTTTGGCGGCTTCCTGCTGCTCGGCGGGCGTCTGGGCGATTTGTATGGGCACCGGAAGCTTTTCATCATCGGCATCGGAGTCTTCACGCTGGGGTCGTTCGCCTGCGGCGTCGCGGGGACGCCCCTTTTCCTGATCGCCGCGCGCGCGGCGCAAGGGTTCGGTGGGGCGGTCGTCACCGCCGTGGCGCTGTCCCTGATCATGGGCCTGTTCACTGAGGCGAAGGAACGGGCCGTGGCGATGGGCGTCTACGGCTTCGTCTGCGCCAGTGGCAGCGGCATCGGCGCGATGGTGGGCGGGCTGTTGACCGGCGGCCTCGGCTGGCGCTGGATTTTCCTGATCAACCTGCCGATCGGGCTGGCGGTGATCCTACTGTCCTTCCGCCTGCTGTCGCGTGATCATCAGCGGCCGGCGTCCGGCGGCCTGGACATTTTCGGCGCCCTGACCGGGACGGCGGCGCTGATGCTTGCCGTCTACGCCATTGTGAACGGCAACGCCTGGGGCTGGGCCTCAACCCCCATCGTCGGGTGCGCCGTTCTGGCGGCCATCCTGTTCGGTGTGTTCCTGGTGGCGGAATCGCGGGCCAAGTCGCCGCTGATGCCCCTGGGTCTATTCCGCAATCGCAATGTCTCCGCCGGCAATGTGATCGTGATGCTTTGGGCGGCGGCGCTGTTCACCTGGTTCTTCCTGTCGTCGCTCTATCTGCAATTCGTCCAGGGGTATGGGCCGGTCGATGTGGGATTGGCGTTCCTGCCGACCAACCTGACGATGGCCCTGTTGTCCCTGGGGCTGTCGGGTTGGACGGTCAACAAGGTCGGCATCCGGTGGTCCCTGGTTTCTGGCCTGGCGCTGGCCGCCTGTGGCCTGTTCCTTTTGTCGCGCCTGCCGGTGGCGGCAAGCTTCACCACCGACATCCTGCCCGGCATGCTGCTGTTCGGCGTCGGCGCCGGGTTCGCCGTCAACCCCATGCTGCTGGCCGCGATCAATGGGGTCGCGGAGAATGAGACGGGCCTGGCGTCCGGGGTGGTCAACACCTCCTTCGCGATGGGGGGCGCGTTTTGGCTCGCGGTTCTGTCGAGCTACGCGGCCCACCAGACGAAGTCCCTGGAGATCGCCGGGCTGGAGCCGCGCGTCGCCCTCAACGGCGGCTACCAGGTGGCGTTTCTCGCCGCCGCCGCGTGCTGCGCCCTGGCGGCAGCCGTTGGCGCCCTGGCGTTGAGGCCAGGCCGCGCGCCGGGGTGA
- a CDS encoding isochorismate synthase, which yields MNARFDLTTPKYRLRARGVAHRVTPARWEGACVADAVDAALAAAVKAGRGGAKPIVIGLVPFDSATPGVFYVPAGVDWGKADSVPSPEGDRPAEPVEVRGGDSPAYRASVAEALRRIQAGTLDKVVLARSVTVEAASPFDDDRVYARLCAQNRNAYVYRMDLPVDPGHAGSAVVLGASPELVLGSDRRMIRSLPLAGSSPRAANEFADREAARALLGSRKDLAEHMHVVQAVGETFRRYADHVEVPREPQLVQTPVIWHLGTPITGVLRPGVSPIELMYALHPTPAVGGWPQEIARQTIADLETADRGFYAGLIGWMDAEGNGEWVLVLRGGVVTGNVATVFAGAGIVANSDPEKEHVETATKLRTFISALG from the coding sequence GTGAACGCTCGATTCGATCTGACGACGCCGAAGTACCGGCTGCGGGCCCGCGGTGTCGCGCACAGGGTGACACCCGCCCGATGGGAGGGCGCCTGCGTGGCCGATGCCGTCGACGCGGCGCTGGCGGCGGCCGTCAAGGCGGGGCGGGGCGGGGCCAAGCCCATCGTCATCGGCCTGGTGCCTTTCGATAGCGCGACGCCGGGCGTGTTCTACGTTCCCGCCGGCGTGGACTGGGGCAAGGCCGATTCCGTCCCGTCGCCCGAGGGCGACCGGCCGGCGGAACCGGTGGAGGTCAGGGGTGGCGATTCACCCGCCTACCGGGCATCCGTCGCGGAGGCCCTTCGGCGTATCCAGGCGGGGACCTTGGACAAGGTGGTGCTGGCCCGCAGCGTGACCGTCGAGGCGGCTTCGCCCTTTGATGATGACCGCGTGTACGCGCGCCTCTGCGCCCAGAACCGCAACGCCTATGTCTACCGCATGGATCTGCCCGTCGATCCCGGGCACGCCGGTTCCGCGGTCGTGCTGGGCGCCAGCCCGGAACTGGTGCTGGGCAGTGACCGCCGCATGATCCGCAGCCTGCCCCTGGCCGGTTCCTCACCCCGGGCGGCCAATGAATTCGCGGATCGGGAAGCGGCGCGCGCCCTGCTGGGCTCCCGCAAGGATCTGGCGGAGCATATGCACGTCGTGCAGGCGGTGGGCGAGACCTTCCGCCGCTACGCCGACCATGTCGAGGTGCCGCGTGAGCCGCAGCTGGTGCAAACGCCGGTGATCTGGCACCTGGGCACGCCCATCACCGGGGTCCTGCGCCCCGGCGTGTCGCCCATCGAGTTGATGTACGCGCTGCACCCCACCCCCGCCGTCGGCGGCTGGCCGCAAGAGATCGCCCGCCAGACCATCGCCGACCTGGAGACCGCCGACCGGGGGTTCTACGCCGGCCTTATCGGCTGGATGGACGCCGAGGGCAATGGCGAGTGGGTGCTGGTCCTGCGGGGCGGCGTCGTGACCGGGAACGTGGCCACGGTGTTTGCGGGCGCCGGCATCGTCGCCAATTCCGACCCTGAGAAGGAACATGTCGAGACGGCCACCAAGCTGCGCACCTTCATCAGCGCGCTGGGATGA